A DNA window from Balneolaceae bacterium contains the following coding sequences:
- the hslV gene encoding ATP-dependent protease subunit HslV has translation MSISPLKATTVVGVIHNGEAAIGSDGQATMDKTVMKATVTKVRRLYEGKIAAGFAGSTADAFTLFEKYEEKLEQYNGNLKRAAVEMAKEWRSDKFLRKLEALLVVMNRDQALLISGQGDVIEPDDQLLAIGSGGSYALAAARALKNNAQNLSAREIVEKSLHIAADIDIYTNHNLSILEIEE, from the coding sequence ATGAGCATATCCCCTCTTAAAGCCACCACCGTGGTGGGCGTCATCCACAACGGGGAGGCCGCCATCGGCAGCGACGGACAAGCAACCATGGACAAGACCGTCATGAAGGCCACCGTCACCAAGGTGAGACGGCTCTACGAAGGCAAAATCGCGGCCGGATTCGCCGGATCCACCGCCGACGCCTTTACGCTCTTCGAGAAGTACGAAGAGAAGCTGGAGCAATACAACGGTAACCTGAAGCGGGCCGCCGTCGAGATGGCCAAGGAGTGGCGCAGCGACAAATTCCTGCGCAAGCTCGAAGCCCTGCTGGTGGTCATGAATCGCGATCAGGCCCTGCTCATTTCCGGACAGGGCGATGTGATCGAGCCCGACGACCAACTTCTGGCCATCGGAAGCGGGGGATCCTACGCCCTGGCGGCCGCCCGCGCCCTCAAAAACAACGCGCAGAATTTAAGTGCCCGCGAGATCGTTGAAAAATCGCTGCACATCGCAGCCGATATCGACATCTATACGAATCACAACCTGAGCATCCTCGAGATAGAAGAATAG
- the hslU gene encoding ATP-dependent protease ATPase subunit HslU — translation MSPFQQTVKQQNLTPRQIVSELDKYIIGQHEAKRSVAIALRNRWRRMHSDEELRDEILPNNILLIGPTGVGKTEIARRLARLADAPFIKVEASKFTEVGYVGRDVESMIRDLCDISVNMVKEEMQERVREKAEKIVEERILDILIPPVTKGGENNSKPGFQKKDGDFNPEQASDRELNQRTREKFREKLRNGELEDRKIEIEVKSSRAPMMQVFGPQGGMEEMGINLQDMLGNLGGKNKTKRNVTIEEAREILLDEEAEKLIDHESAVQEALERVQTQAIVFIDEIDKVAESSSDGKRGGGGPDVSRQGVQRDLLPIIEGSNVSTKHGMVKTDHILFIGSGAFHVSKPSDLIPELQGRMPIRVELNSLTEDDFFDILTKPKNALTKQYQAMLAAEGVTIEFTGEALREVASIAAQVNQAVENIGARRLHTILSSLLDELLFAVPDDIGSGEITIDRDYVNKQLDDLVKDKDLSHYIL, via the coding sequence GTGAGCCCATTCCAACAGACCGTCAAACAACAGAATCTCACCCCGCGGCAAATCGTCTCGGAACTGGACAAGTACATCATCGGCCAGCATGAGGCCAAACGCTCCGTGGCCATCGCGCTGCGAAACCGCTGGCGCCGCATGCACTCCGATGAGGAGCTGCGTGATGAAATCCTCCCCAACAACATCCTTCTCATCGGGCCCACCGGCGTGGGCAAGACCGAAATCGCCCGCCGGCTGGCCCGGCTGGCCGACGCCCCCTTCATCAAGGTGGAAGCCTCCAAATTTACCGAGGTGGGCTATGTGGGACGCGATGTGGAGTCGATGATCCGCGATCTGTGCGACATCTCCGTAAACATGGTGAAGGAGGAGATGCAGGAGCGGGTGCGCGAAAAGGCCGAGAAGATCGTAGAGGAGCGTATACTGGACATTCTCATCCCTCCCGTAACCAAGGGAGGCGAGAACAACAGCAAACCGGGTTTCCAAAAAAAGGACGGCGACTTCAATCCCGAGCAGGCCAGCGACCGCGAACTCAACCAGCGCACGCGCGAGAAGTTCCGCGAGAAGCTGCGCAACGGCGAGCTGGAAGACCGCAAGATCGAGATCGAGGTGAAATCCAGCCGCGCTCCCATGATGCAGGTCTTTGGTCCACAGGGCGGCATGGAGGAGATGGGCATCAACCTGCAGGACATGCTGGGCAACCTGGGCGGTAAAAACAAGACCAAGCGGAATGTCACCATCGAGGAAGCCCGCGAGATTCTCCTGGACGAGGAAGCCGAAAAGCTGATCGATCACGAATCGGCCGTGCAGGAGGCCCTTGAGCGGGTGCAGACCCAGGCCATCGTCTTCATCGACGAGATCGACAAGGTGGCCGAATCGAGCAGTGACGGCAAGAGGGGCGGCGGCGGACCCGACGTGAGCCGCCAGGGCGTGCAGCGCGATCTGCTGCCCATCATAGAGGGCAGCAACGTCTCCACCAAGCATGGTATGGTCAAAACCGACCACATCCTCTTCATTGGCTCCGGCGCCTTTCATGTCTCCAAGCCGTCGGACCTGATTCCTGAGCTGCAGGGACGCATGCCCATCCGCGTGGAGCTGAATTCCCTGACCGAAGACGACTTTTTCGACATTCTCACCAAACCCAAGAACGCCCTTACCAAGCAGTACCAGGCCATGCTGGCCGCCGAGGGCGTGACCATCGAATTCACCGGCGAGGCCCTGCGCGAAGTGGCCTCCATTGCGGCCCAGGTGAACCAGGCCGTCGAGAATATCGGGGCGCGAAGGCTGCATACCATCCTCTCCTCCCTGCTCGACGAGCTGCTCTTCGCTGTGCCGGACGACATCGGCAGCGGGGAGATCACCATCGACCGCGACTACGTGAACAAACAGCTGGACGACCTTGTTAAGGACAAGGATCTGAGCCACTATATACTCTGA
- a CDS encoding S41 family peptidase: protein MTLKKFAAPNIAVLLLLSLFWIGGIDRVVQTDEDELKKNLMKYVQTTKSVQDNYVEPVSLTSLFKSGIKGLVKNLDDSTATLEGTPADTTFSGELDISSITESTRRFENAYLYLANNYPDENMTERTEDAIRSLLSTLDPHSIYLEPEISEQEQEAFEGKFQGIGIQFNIIQDTITVVTAISGGPSDQLGIRSGDRIIAIEDSSALGFQNEDVRNALRGPKGSEVDVTIKRPGTSGTLKYTITRDEIPLHTVDASYMLDEQTGYIKISRFAATTHEEFMTAMRKLEDLGMERLMLDLRGNGGGYMSQAVAIAEEFFPGGTKLVSTKSRHARFTQDYFSSRTGNYTDMPVIVMVNETSASASEIVSGAIQDHDRGLIVGKRTYGKGLVQQQYALYDTSTIRVTISRYYTPSGRLIQKPYADGRENYVYEIYQRDNASSDAMEFTEHVPDSLKYHTDAGRTVYGGGGIVPDHPIQEDTTQSAAVVNFMRGKQVAFDFVRQYLDENGDTFRSEWANDYEGFREQFQWTDAQMDQVYGMLRENNMVVTDTVQSPEFRSDSLMVPPGHFEKVRWMSEGIMKAELALQVWDRKHYFPVFNDVFDNMLDKAMNLWDEVRALEEYAAAHTTGVNRGEGG, encoded by the coding sequence ATGACCTTGAAAAAATTTGCAGCCCCCAATATCGCCGTCCTGCTTCTCCTGTCCCTTTTCTGGATCGGGGGGATAGACCGCGTCGTGCAGACGGACGAGGACGAGCTCAAAAAGAACCTGATGAAGTACGTGCAGACCACCAAGAGCGTACAGGACAATTACGTGGAGCCGGTGAGTCTCACCTCACTCTTTAAAAGCGGTATCAAGGGACTGGTCAAAAACCTGGATGACAGCACCGCCACCCTGGAGGGCACGCCGGCCGACACCACCTTTTCCGGGGAGCTTGACATCAGCAGCATCACCGAATCCACCCGTCGCTTCGAGAACGCCTACCTCTACCTGGCCAACAACTACCCGGACGAAAACATGACCGAGCGTACGGAGGATGCCATACGCAGTCTTCTGAGCACCCTAGATCCCCACTCCATCTACCTGGAACCCGAAATAAGCGAGCAGGAGCAGGAGGCCTTCGAAGGTAAATTCCAGGGCATTGGCATCCAGTTTAACATCATACAGGACACCATTACCGTGGTGACGGCCATTAGCGGTGGGCCCAGCGATCAGCTGGGAATCCGCTCGGGTGACCGCATCATCGCCATCGAAGACAGCAGCGCCCTCGGCTTTCAAAACGAGGACGTTCGCAATGCTCTGCGCGGACCCAAGGGCAGCGAAGTTGACGTGACCATCAAACGGCCCGGAACCTCAGGCACCCTCAAATACACCATTACGCGCGATGAGATTCCGCTCCATACGGTAGACGCGTCCTACATGCTGGACGAGCAGACCGGCTACATTAAAATCAGCCGCTTCGCCGCCACCACCCACGAGGAGTTCATGACGGCCATGCGCAAACTGGAAGATCTGGGCATGGAGCGGCTGATGCTCGACCTGCGCGGCAACGGCGGGGGGTACATGAGCCAGGCCGTGGCCATCGCCGAAGAATTTTTTCCCGGCGGCACCAAATTGGTCTCCACCAAGAGCCGCCACGCTCGTTTTACCCAGGACTACTTCTCCAGCCGCACCGGCAACTACACCGATATGCCCGTCATCGTGATGGTCAACGAAACCTCGGCCTCCGCCAGCGAAATCGTCAGCGGGGCCATTCAGGATCACGACCGCGGACTGATCGTCGGCAAGCGTACCTACGGGAAGGGCCTGGTGCAGCAGCAGTACGCCCTCTACGACACCAGCACCATAAGAGTGACCATCTCACGCTACTACACCCCCTCCGGCCGGCTTATCCAGAAACCCTATGCTGACGGGCGCGAGAATTACGTCTACGAAATATACCAGCGTGATAATGCCAGCAGCGACGCCATGGAGTTCACCGAGCACGTGCCCGACTCCCTGAAGTATCACACGGATGCGGGCCGTACCGTCTACGGGGGAGGCGGGATCGTCCCCGACCACCCCATCCAGGAGGATACCACCCAGTCGGCCGCTGTGGTTAATTTCATGCGCGGCAAGCAGGTGGCCTTTGACTTCGTACGGCAGTACCTCGACGAAAACGGCGACACCTTTCGATCCGAATGGGCAAACGACTACGAAGGTTTCCGGGAGCAGTTCCAGTGGACCGATGCGCAGATGGACCAGGTCTACGGCATGCTGCGCGAAAACAACATGGTGGTCACCGACACCGTCCAGAGCCCTGAATTCCGTTCCGATTCCCTGATGGTGCCGCCCGGCCATTTCGAGAAAGTTCGCTGGATGTCCGAAGGAATCATGAAGGCCGAATTGGCCCTGCAGGTCTGGGACCGCAAGCACTACTTTCCCGTGTTCAACGACGTCTTCGACAACATGCTCGACAAGGCCATGAACCTGTGGGACGAAGTGCGGGCACTCGAAGAATACGCCGCCGCCCACACCACCGGCGTCAATCGCGGGGAAGGCGGCTGA
- a CDS encoding RsmE family RNA methyltransferase, whose amino-acid sequence MGPLFYAPPVQVSGRRIRLEGQEAHHAARVLRLGPGDPVAVADGRGTRYQGSVVSAGKNGVIVEWASREELPRPDPYCVLAMGILKKRDRMEFAVEKAVELGAGDVALFRSQHTVKENVRMDRLESAALAAMKQSRRAWLPGITLHDSLAQVLESHPDTRPLLARQGEGGYPEELPDREGDSFLLLVGPEGGFSEEEMRHALEAGAEPVRLGGYRLRTETAAVALLSRMLPEG is encoded by the coding sequence ATGGGACCGCTATTCTATGCTCCCCCCGTACAGGTATCCGGCCGCCGTATACGGCTCGAGGGACAGGAGGCACATCACGCCGCGCGGGTACTGCGCCTGGGGCCGGGCGATCCGGTGGCAGTCGCTGATGGACGGGGCACTCGCTACCAGGGCAGCGTCGTCTCCGCAGGCAAGAATGGGGTGATCGTGGAGTGGGCCTCCCGCGAGGAGCTGCCGCGCCCGGACCCTTACTGCGTGCTGGCCATGGGAATCCTGAAAAAAAGGGACCGCATGGAATTTGCCGTCGAGAAGGCGGTGGAGCTGGGTGCGGGGGACGTGGCTCTCTTCCGCAGCCAGCATACGGTCAAGGAGAATGTGCGCATGGACCGCCTGGAGTCTGCGGCCCTGGCCGCCATGAAGCAGAGCCGGCGCGCCTGGCTGCCCGGGATCACGCTGCACGATTCTCTTGCGCAGGTGCTGGAGAGTCATCCAGATACCCGCCCGTTGCTCGCCCGCCAGGGGGAGGGCGGATATCCTGAAGAACTTCCTGACAGGGAGGGGGACAGCTTCCTGTTGCTGGTGGGACCGGAGGGGGGATTTTCGGAGGAGGAGATGCGACATGCCCTGGAGGCGGGTGCCGAGCCGGTACGCTTGGGCGGTTATCGCCTGAGGACGGAGACCGCCGCTGTGGCTCTGCTCAGCCGCATGCTGCCGGAAGGGTAG
- a CDS encoding (2Fe-2S)-binding protein: protein MSRYKVDRCICRNRSFEEIRDYARRNDIDSVEVLKERSYCSDSCGLCEPYVAHLLCSGRTVFEPGEFYRKKEDV from the coding sequence ATGTCACGCTACAAGGTTGATCGGTGCATCTGCCGCAATCGCTCTTTCGAAGAGATTCGGGATTACGCGCGCCGCAACGACATCGACTCGGTGGAGGTCCTCAAGGAGAGGTCCTACTGTTCCGACAGCTGCGGCCTCTGCGAACCCTACGTTGCGCACCTGCTGTGCAGCGGCAGGACGGTATTCGAGCCCGGCGAGTTTTACCGGAAAAAGGAGGACGTATAA
- a CDS encoding 2'-deoxycytidine 5'-triphosphate deaminase: MSEVSNDVYFRTKGILPVQKLRTLVEAGVIRGREGYPIEEDQFQPNSIDLRLGETAYRVRSSFLPEDESVQDKLDKLRQYEISLEGGAILETNCVYIIPLLEEVHLPAQISPQKSLFNGDSEEYFRIVSEERLSAKANPKSTTGRLDIFTRVVTDGSHRFEEVRPGYSGPLFLEVVPKSFPIRVQTGQRLNQLRIRHGHQVLSDQDILHTHGTDPLLFNAAGDPLPLDEVKVSSGLFLSVNLLGGGRDIVGYKARKHRDIIDLEKVGHYEVADFWEPIQARRDDHLILEPEAFYIFASKERCRIPETLAAEMIAYDTGSGELRTHYAGFFDSGFGGSVKAGGARAVLEVRSHDVPFLIEDGQTFCSMRFEPNTEVPEYIYGEDIESNYQGQGLKLGKHFKQ; the protein is encoded by the coding sequence GTGAGCGAAGTTTCCAACGACGTCTATTTTCGTACCAAGGGCATCCTGCCCGTGCAGAAGCTCCGCACGCTGGTGGAGGCCGGCGTGATCCGCGGGCGGGAGGGTTATCCCATCGAGGAGGACCAGTTTCAGCCCAACTCCATTGACCTGCGCCTGGGAGAGACCGCCTACCGCGTGCGCAGCAGCTTCCTGCCCGAAGACGAAAGCGTGCAGGACAAGCTGGACAAACTCCGCCAGTACGAAATATCCCTGGAGGGCGGGGCCATCCTGGAAACCAACTGCGTCTATATCATCCCCCTGCTGGAGGAGGTGCACCTGCCGGCCCAGATCTCACCGCAGAAGTCTCTTTTCAACGGTGATTCCGAGGAATACTTTCGTATCGTCTCCGAAGAACGTCTCTCGGCCAAGGCCAATCCCAAGAGTACCACGGGCCGCCTGGACATCTTCACGCGGGTGGTCACCGACGGCTCCCACCGTTTCGAGGAGGTGCGGCCGGGCTACAGCGGACCCCTTTTCCTGGAGGTGGTGCCCAAGTCCTTTCCCATCCGGGTGCAAACGGGCCAGCGGCTGAACCAGCTGCGTATACGCCATGGACACCAGGTGCTCAGCGACCAGGATATCCTGCACACCCACGGCACCGATCCCCTGCTCTTCAATGCGGCAGGCGATCCCCTGCCGTTGGACGAGGTGAAGGTAAGCAGCGGACTCTTCCTGAGCGTGAACCTGCTGGGCGGCGGCCGGGACATCGTAGGCTACAAGGCGCGAAAGCACCGCGACATCATCGACCTGGAGAAGGTGGGTCACTACGAGGTGGCCGATTTCTGGGAGCCCATCCAAGCGCGCCGCGACGACCATCTGATCCTGGAACCCGAGGCCTTCTACATCTTTGCCTCCAAGGAGCGATGCCGCATACCGGAGACCCTGGCCGCCGAAATGATTGCCTACGACACCGGCTCCGGGGAGCTGCGCACCCACTATGCGGGCTTCTTTGACAGCGGCTTCGGCGGCAGCGTGAAGGCGGGCGGCGCACGCGCCGTGCTGGAGGTGCGATCCCACGACGTGCCCTTCCTGATCGAGGACGGGCAGACCTTCTGCAGCATGCGCTTTGAGCCCAACACCGAAGTTCCCGAGTATATCTACGGGGAGGATATCGAGAGCAACTACCAGGGACAGGGACTCAAGCTGGGCAAGCACTTCAAACAGTAA
- a CDS encoding EVE domain-containing protein has translation MSDRQYWLMKSEPDAFSIDDLQEVGTEPWDGIRNYEARNHMRDDMQVGDGILFYHSQVRPPVIVGTMKVASEPYPDPTQFNPDSKYFDEDSSESDPTWELVDVEFVQKFDDPVTRDAVKGEPTLQDMVLLNRFRLSITPVTGTEWKKIHEMAGAEPLL, from the coding sequence ATGAGCGACCGACAGTACTGGCTGATGAAATCGGAGCCGGACGCATTCAGCATTGACGACCTGCAGGAGGTGGGTACGGAGCCCTGGGACGGCATCCGCAACTACGAGGCCCGCAACCATATGAGAGACGATATGCAGGTGGGCGACGGCATCCTGTTCTACCACTCGCAGGTGCGTCCCCCGGTCATCGTGGGCACGATGAAGGTGGCCAGCGAGCCGTACCCGGATCCCACCCAGTTCAACCCCGACTCCAAATATTTTGACGAAGACAGCAGCGAGTCGGACCCCACCTGGGAGCTGGTGGATGTGGAGTTTGTGCAGAAATTCGACGATCCCGTCACCCGCGACGCCGTCAAGGGGGAGCCCACCCTGCAGGACATGGTGCTGCTGAACCGCTTTCGCCTCTCCATCACCCCGGTCACCGGAACCGAGTGGAAGAAGATCCACGAGATGGCCGGCGCCGAACCCCTTTTGTGA
- the rfbB gene encoding dTDP-glucose 4,6-dehydratase, with amino-acid sequence MRIIVTGGAGFIGSNLIMHLLEEHPDWEILNLDKLTYASNPEYLEPVKSSGRYYFKKIDLVDREAVRKAVHDFEPRGIFHLAAESHVDNSIKGPEPFVLSNVVGTFNLLEECRRLWSGDQERWSDSRFLHVSTDEVYGTLGDEGAFSETTPYAPNSPYSATKAGSDFLVRSYHHTYGMNVVTTNCSNNFGPHQHDEKLIPTVIRTALAHDDIPVYGRGENVRDWLYVVDHCRALDLAFREGRSGETYNVGGDNEWKNIDLVRLMCRQLDELTDDAPEGGHESLITFVEDRPGHDFRYAIDASKIKGELGWKAEGSFQDRLRETLQWYLDRYGRSG; translated from the coding sequence ATGCGTATCATCGTGACCGGCGGAGCCGGCTTTATCGGATCCAATCTCATCATGCACCTGCTCGAGGAGCACCCCGACTGGGAGATCCTCAACCTGGACAAGCTCACCTACGCCTCCAACCCCGAGTACCTGGAGCCGGTGAAATCGTCCGGACGCTACTACTTCAAGAAGATCGACCTGGTCGACCGCGAGGCCGTGCGCAAGGCTGTGCACGACTTTGAACCCCGGGGGATATTTCACCTGGCGGCCGAATCGCACGTGGACAACTCCATCAAGGGACCCGAACCGTTTGTGCTCTCCAACGTGGTGGGCACGTTCAACCTGCTGGAGGAGTGCCGCCGGCTCTGGAGCGGCGACCAGGAGCGCTGGTCCGACAGCCGCTTCCTGCACGTCTCCACCGACGAGGTCTACGGCACCCTGGGTGATGAGGGCGCCTTCTCCGAAACCACTCCCTATGCCCCCAATTCGCCCTATTCGGCCACCAAGGCGGGCAGCGATTTTCTGGTGCGCTCCTACCATCACACCTACGGCATGAATGTGGTGACCACCAACTGCTCCAACAACTTTGGCCCGCACCAGCACGACGAGAAACTCATTCCCACGGTGATCCGCACGGCCCTGGCGCACGACGATATTCCCGTCTACGGGCGCGGGGAGAACGTGCGCGACTGGCTCTACGTGGTCGACCACTGCCGGGCCCTCGACCTCGCCTTCCGGGAAGGGCGCTCCGGGGAGACCTACAACGTGGGGGGCGACAACGAGTGGAAGAACATCGATTTGGTGCGCCTCATGTGCCGGCAGCTCGACGAGCTGACGGACGATGCGCCCGAAGGCGGGCACGAGTCGCTGATCACCTTTGTGGAGGACCGGCCGGGACACGACTTCCGCTACGCCATCGACGCCTCCAAGATCAAGGGCGAGCTGGGCTGGAAGGCCGAGGGCAGTTTCCAGGACCGCCTGCGGGAGACCCTGCAGTGGTACCTCGACCGCTACGGCCGTTCCGGCTGA
- the rfbC gene encoding dTDP-4-dehydrorhamnose 3,5-epimerase, whose product MNIQRTPLNGVLLLVPEKYDDDRGFFTETYRREEFPADLDFVQDNLSRSRQGVVRGLHYQIEHPQAKLVMAVSGEILDVAVDLREGSTTYGLHTAHRLSGTNMYQLYIPEGFAHGFSVLSESAVVYYKCSDYYFPKGERGIRWDDPDLAIDWQVEDPVLSEKDRELPTLNEVTFKDLF is encoded by the coding sequence ATGAATATTCAACGAACCCCTCTCAACGGCGTACTCCTGCTGGTGCCGGAGAAGTACGACGACGACCGCGGTTTTTTTACCGAGACCTACCGGCGTGAGGAATTTCCCGCGGACCTGGACTTCGTGCAGGACAACCTCTCCCGCTCCCGGCAGGGTGTAGTGCGCGGGCTACATTACCAGATCGAGCACCCGCAGGCCAAGCTGGTGATGGCCGTGAGCGGGGAGATCCTCGACGTGGCGGTGGACCTACGCGAGGGGTCCACCACCTACGGGCTGCATACGGCCCACCGCCTTTCGGGCACCAACATGTACCAGCTCTACATACCCGAGGGCTTTGCCCACGGCTTTTCCGTGCTCTCCGAAAGCGCCGTGGTGTATTACAAGTGCAGCGATTACTATTTTCCGAAGGGGGAGCGGGGCATTCGCTGGGACGATCCCGACCTGGCCATCGACTGGCAGGTGGAGGACCCCGTCCTCTCCGAAAAGGATCGCGAGCTGCCCACCCTTAACGAAGTAACCTTCAAAGACCTGTTTTGA
- the rfbD gene encoding dTDP-4-dehydrorhamnose reductase → MNILLTGARGQLGVEWVRHARSPEGSGLRLAPRDASGLDITDAGAVSAELDREEPHAVVNCAAYTAVDRAEEERDRALQVNAEAVGALADLCAERGIMLMHYSTDYVFPGRADDRARRPEGYREEDRTSPLNWYGETKWRGEEAIRASGCRHLILRLSWLCGAGGGNFVKTMLRLASERDHLQVVDDQWGSPTFTRQAVRRSLALMEDGAEGTWHCSSAGILTWHDFAEAIFDRAGLEVELEAVSSEAFESRARRPAFSKLCCRRLEEATGRPMASWEEGLGSLLEELKENHES, encoded by the coding sequence ATGAATATACTGCTTACGGGCGCCAGAGGACAGTTGGGAGTGGAGTGGGTACGCCACGCCCGTTCGCCGGAGGGTTCCGGTTTGCGTCTGGCGCCCCGTGACGCCTCCGGGCTGGACATTACCGACGCCGGGGCCGTGAGTGCTGAACTGGACCGGGAGGAGCCCCACGCGGTGGTTAACTGCGCCGCCTATACGGCGGTGGACCGTGCCGAGGAGGAGCGCGACCGCGCCCTGCAGGTCAACGCCGAAGCCGTGGGCGCCCTGGCAGATCTTTGCGCAGAACGTGGCATCATGCTGATGCACTACTCCACCGACTATGTTTTTCCCGGCCGCGCCGACGACCGCGCGCGTCGCCCGGAGGGCTACCGCGAGGAGGACCGCACAAGTCCCCTCAACTGGTACGGGGAGACCAAGTGGCGGGGTGAGGAGGCCATCCGCGCCTCCGGCTGCCGGCACCTCATCCTGCGCCTGTCGTGGCTCTGCGGGGCCGGCGGCGGCAACTTCGTGAAAACCATGCTGCGGCTGGCGAGTGAACGGGACCATTTGCAGGTGGTGGACGACCAGTGGGGTAGCCCCACCTTCACCCGGCAGGCGGTGCGCCGCAGCCTGGCACTGATGGAAGATGGGGCGGAGGGCACCTGGCACTGCAGCTCCGCCGGCATCCTCACCTGGCACGATTTTGCGGAGGCCATCTTCGATCGGGCCGGGCTGGAGGTGGAGCTGGAGGCGGTCTCCTCGGAGGCCTTTGAGAGCAGAGCCCGCCGGCCCGCCTTCTCCAAGCTCTGCTGCCGCAGGCTGGAGGAGGCGACCGGCCGCCCCATGGCCTCCTGGGAAGAGGGGCTCGGCTCGCTGCTGGAGGAACTCAAGGAAAACCACGAAAGCTGA